A region of the Cyanobium usitatum str. Tous genome:
GCCGGAGACGCCGAGGCGATGACGATCATCGAGCGATCCGGGGCCGGCCTGGCTGACCTGGTGGCCGGTGTGGCCGCAGCCCTAGGCCTATCGAGCCCCCGAGTGGCTGCGGTGGGGGGCGCGATCACCCATCTGGGCATGCTCCAGCGAGCCTGGTGCGCTGAGCTGGCCGCGCGACTGCCAGAGGCCACGCTCGTGGCGCCCCACCGGGACGCGTGCCACGGAGCTCTGCTGATGGCGGGCGACCTGTTGACGAACTCGGCAGACGCTCCAGGGGGTTCAGCCCGGTGCGCTTGAGGAATCGGTCCGCACCACTTGGCCTGAATCCTTTGGGCCCCGCATAATTCGACTAACGGCAGGGCTGGGCGGGATCGCATGGGAATGCACAACCTGCTTAAGTCACGCACAGGCAGACGTTGGCGCTGGCGCCGCTGCCTCCGGGATTTACGCCGTCAGCGGCCACCGCGCGGACTGGTTCCTGCCCTGCTGGGCACGACCTTAATTAGCAGTGGAGTAATCCTAAGCGCCGCCCTGAACAGCGAGCGCTTCAAGAATGATCTGCTTCGTCAGTTCGTCGAGGAAAAAATCAATCAGATTGCTCGCAATCTTGAGGCTGAAACCCTCGATTGGGCCGTCTGGAACGAGACCCACGATCATCTCCTAAATCGCAATCCCGACTACTACAAGGATCAATACAACCAGTACAGCTTTGCCCGCACACCGTTTGTGGTGTCCCTGAGCCGGCAAGGGAGCATTCACTCAAGCACCACCTGGGATTTCAAAACAAAGCAGCCTGTTCCACTTTCGTCTACCCAAGAAAAAGCGGTTCAGCAACAGATTCCCAGCAGAACGCCCCTGCAGGCGAGCACCTTCCTGGGGCGCTTCGAGGGGCGCCCCTTTCTGTTCTCAGCCCAGCCGGTGCGCTCCACCGACAGCAGCGCACCCCCGGCCGGCCGGCTGCTGTTCGTGCGCCCCCTTGACACCAATGATGTGTCCTTCAAGGACAGCGCCACCCTGAACCGGGCCCTAGGCGTGACCCGGGAGTTCTACGGCAAGCCCCCAGGCCGACAGCTAAATCCCCTGGCTCCGCTATACGTCACCGTGCCCCTACAGCGCTGGCAGGCCACCACGCCGATGCAGCTGGTGATCGAACGCCAGCCACGGGAACGCCTCCAGGCCCTGCGCACCATCGCCGGCCTGATCCTGATCGCCACCGTGCTGCTGGTGCTGGTGATGCTGCGCACCTATGCCCAAGGCCGACGCTTCCGGCTTCTCGAACTGCGCAATCAACGCACCCGCCTGCAGACCAGCCGCGATCTGAAAAAGCGCCGCAACCACGACGAGCTCACCGGACTGCTCAGTGAATCCGGACTGCTGCAGGCCACGGTCAGCCAAGCCAGCAGATTCACCGGGTTCACGCAGGCGATCGCCCATATCAATCTCGACCATTTCTCCCTGATCACCAACGGACTCGGCAAAAGCCAGGGGGATCAGGTGCTCCTCACCTTTGCCAGCCGCCTGAAGGAAACCATCCATCCCAGCGGGGCCATCTCCCGGATCGGCGGCGACAAATTCGCCTGCAGCCTCATCGGCACCAGCGTCTCGGCGCTGCGCACGGAAGTGTCGAGCCTCAGCCAGCACCTCAACGACCTCAAGATCGATATCAACGGCCAACCCCTCAACATCACCGTCAGCATCGGCGCCTCGTTGATCGAAGACTCCAACCATGCCCGGGCCATGCATGAAGCGAGCGTGGCCTGCTCCGTGGTCAAGGTGGAAGGGGGCCACGGCTATCAGTTCTATGGCGATGCCAAAGGAAGCACCAGCAGCTATCTGGCGATCCAGCAGGCCAACCAGGAACTGATCACAGCCATCCATGACAGGAGACTGGCGCTACACGCCCAACATGCCTGGCAACTCAATCAGGGCTCAGAACTGTCAGCCACCTATGTGGAACTGCTCTGCCGAATTCAGCACCCGGACACCGGCAAACCCTACTGGCGTGAAAATATCATCGATGCAGCACAGTTCTGTGGCAGCCTCCCGCTCTTCGATCAGACGATCATCGAGCTGGCCTGCAGCAATCTCAGCAACTTGAAGCAGCAGGGTGTTGGACCGGGCGCCCATTCCCAGATCGTCTATGCCATCAACATCACACCAGACACGCTGATCTCACCCTCCTTCGTGCAGTCGCTGGACCAGCTGGTCGACAGCCATGACCTCGACCCCAGCATGATCTGCCTAGAGATCACAGAACAGGCAGCATTGCGCAACCCGGGCGAAGCAGTTGTAGCGATGAAAAAATTGCGCCAACTTGGATTCCGGCTGGCCCTGGATGATTTCGGCACGGGCATGACATCCCTGGGCTATCTGCGCGACCTCCCCCTCGACTACGTGAAGATCGACAAGAGTTTCATCCGCAAGTCCTCCCAGGACAAAGCCAGCAACCTTGTTGTGCAGTTCGTGGTGGAACTCAGCAAGGAGATTGGTTTCCAGACCATCGCCGAAGGCGTGGAGGACATGGAGCAACTTCTGGAACTCCAGGCGGCGGGAATCTCGATTGCCCAGGGCTACCTGATCACCCGGCCCAGGCCATTTCTGTGCAAGCCCCAGGAGTGGATCTTCGCCCAGTCCGGGGCGCAGATCCTGACCGATCATCGCGAACCTACCTCGGTGGTCTGAACCAGATGGCGGCGGAGTGGATACCCCCCCATCCCGCCCAGCCACAGGTGATCGTGCGACCGTGTGACCTCGGCTTTGGCCTGTTCGCCGGGCGCCCCTTCGCCGCGGAGGAACACATTCTGGTCTTCACAGGACCGGAGCTCAGTTTCGAGTCGATGGTCGCCCGAGGGGAAGCCGAGGCCAATGCCCTCCAAATCGACGACTGCCTCTATCTCGACATCGGAGCCCCTGGGGTCTACGCCAACCACTCCTGCTGCCCCAACGCGGGCATCCGCCAGGACCGTCAGCTAGTTGCGCTGCGGCCTATCCAGGCCGGGGAGGAGATCCGCTACGACTACTCCACCACGATGTGGGAGGACCACTGGACCATGGACTGCCGCTGCGGCCAGGTGAACTGCCGTCGGCTGATTGCCGACTTTCATACCCTGCCGCCCCTGCTGCAGCGCCGCTACCTGCACCTGCAGGTGGTGCAGACCTTCATTGTCAGACGCCTACGGCGGCAGGTCAGGCCCCATTGAGGTGCTGCTCCGCTGCGGCGGCCAGCTGGCTTGACCAGTGGTCCACCAGCTGCTGATCGGCGGCCTCAACCATCACCCGCAGCAGCGGTTCGGTGCCGCTAGCGCGCACCAGCACCCGGCCCTGTCCCTCCATCGCAATCTCCGCCTGCTCCACGGCGAGCCGTAGCGGCTCGCAGGAGTGCCACTGCTGGCGCCGTTGCCGGTCTGGCACCGTCACATTCACCAGGGTCTGGGGGTAGGGCTTGAAACTGCTATCCATCCAGTCGGCCAGTGATTGGCCACTGCGGTGCAACAACGTGGCCACCTGCAAAGCGGTGAGCAGCCCATCGCCGCTCATGCCATGGCGGGCCGACAAAATATGGCCCGACTGCTCGCCACCGAGGCCAGAGCCCAACTGCTCCATCGCCTGGTGGACGTATTGATCACCAACGGCGGTGCGCTCGAGCACCCCTCCCTTGGCCTGCCAGGCACGCTCAAAGCCGAGGTTGGACATCACCGTGGCGACGATGCGATTGGCCGGTAACTGGCCCGCATCAAGCAGAGACGATCCCCACAGATAAAGGATCTGGTCGCCGTCGACCACCCGGCCCCGGCCATCCACCGCCAGCATCCGATCTGCATCGCCATCGAAACCAAAACCCATGCTGGCTCCGCTCTCCAGCACCGCGCGCCTGAGAGGCTCGAGGTGGGTGCTGCCGCAATCCACGTTGATGCGCGTTCCATCCGGCTTGCCGTGCAACACGGTGAGTTCTGCGCCTAAGGCCCGAAACACCGCCTCGCCACAGGCAGCAGCCGAGCCCCAACAGAGGTCCAGCACAATCTTGCAACCTTCCAGGCGCCGACCCATGACGCTCGCCACCAAGGACCGCTGGTAGTCGGCCAGTAAATCGGGGCGGTCCTGCACCACTCCTGTGCCCAAGAAGCCGCCGGAAGCACCTATTGCCGGGCCAGCCCCAACCCCCTGCAGCCCAGCCTCGATCGCCTGCTGCTGGCCGCGGCTCAGCTTGGCGCCGGAGGCGCCAAACACCTTGATGCCGTTGTCTTCAGGGGGGTTGTGGCTGGCGGACACCATCAGACCTCCAGCCGCGCCAAGACGGCGAATGGCGCCAGGAATCGCTGGCGTAGGGCATAGACCCAGGGTCCATACCTGCCTACCTGCAGCCGTGAGCCCGGCGGTGAGCGCCGCCACCAGCATCGGGCCACTGCTGCGGGAATCCATGCCGATCAGCACCGGCGCCCCCTGGGGCAACACCTGGCCGCACCAGAAGCCAACCTGCAAAGCCAAAGCCGGGCTCACCTGGGTTCCCACCCGGCCACGGATGCCATCGGTTCCGAAACCGGCCACACCACCCCGCAGGGGCAAGCCAACGGGATGGGGAGCCAGATCGGCCATGGGCAGCGGCAGATGCCTAGGTGGTACTCAGGTTACGTGGGCTGCTGCAAAGCGCTCGCCATGGCTGGCCTGGGCCATGTAGGGGCCGAAGCCCCTTCAGCGCCAGCGGCGGGGCCACCAGATCCAGAGCACCAGTTCGCCAATCGTCCAGAGCAGTAGCCCACCCACCACCCAGCCGGGCAACCAGCTCAATGGCCAAAAAGGGCGCAGCAGCAGCACCAGGCCCGATACCGCCAACACCCGCAGGGCCCGCAACCGCTGCTCAGCTCCAGGCAAGGTGGAGAGATAGGGGGGTAGGGAGGGCAGGCGCACCAGCTAAGCGGGATTCACACCTCCCCAGAATGGCGAAGCCGCGCCGCTATTGCCCTTGGCTCGCCTCCCCCTGCTGCTGGCCATCACCTGCTTGGGCAGCGGCGCCGCCTTAGGGGGCGGCAGGGCACTGCTGACCCTGATTCCCGCGCCAGACCCCAACACACCCACCCCAACCCTGGAGCGCCTGCGGCGGTTCTCGCCCGATCCGGAGCGGCGGCGCGAGGCCAGCTTGCTGCTGCAGCCGCGCCAGGCAAAAGGCGACTTAGCCGGCGAGCGCCGGTTGCTGCGCGGCCAGGGCTGGGGTGGCGATGAGCTAGCAGCCCTGGTGCTTAAACGCGATGCCCTGGCCGCCGAAGCCCTGGGTGATCAGGCAGCCGCCCAGCAACGCTGGCAGCAGCTGGTGCGGCGCTTCCCCGACACGCCCGCCGCGGCCGATGGGCTTTATGCCCTGGGCCGGCAGCAACCCCAGCTGCGGCAGAAACTACGCAGCCGCTTCGCCGCCCATCCCGCGGCCCTAGCGGCGGCCGTGGAGGCGGGCCCGAGCGACGCAGATCGCCTCCAGGCAGCCCTGCACCTGGCCCGGCACGGTGTGCGCTGGCCCGGTGCGGGGCCACGCTTGCGCCAGGCCTGCCAGAGCACGGCCGCAGCAGCCACCCCTAACCAGCGGGACCAATTGGCAAGGGGCCTGGCCCAGCTAGGCGACTCGGCCGCCGCCCTGAGCTGCCTCAAGGGCACTCCGCCCAGC
Encoded here:
- a CDS encoding sensor domain-containing diguanylate cyclase; translation: MGMHNLLKSRTGRRWRWRRCLRDLRRQRPPRGLVPALLGTTLISSGVILSAALNSERFKNDLLRQFVEEKINQIARNLEAETLDWAVWNETHDHLLNRNPDYYKDQYNQYSFARTPFVVSLSRQGSIHSSTTWDFKTKQPVPLSSTQEKAVQQQIPSRTPLQASTFLGRFEGRPFLFSAQPVRSTDSSAPPAGRLLFVRPLDTNDVSFKDSATLNRALGVTREFYGKPPGRQLNPLAPLYVTVPLQRWQATTPMQLVIERQPRERLQALRTIAGLILIATVLLVLVMLRTYAQGRRFRLLELRNQRTRLQTSRDLKKRRNHDELTGLLSESGLLQATVSQASRFTGFTQAIAHINLDHFSLITNGLGKSQGDQVLLTFASRLKETIHPSGAISRIGGDKFACSLIGTSVSALRTEVSSLSQHLNDLKIDINGQPLNITVSIGASLIEDSNHARAMHEASVACSVVKVEGGHGYQFYGDAKGSTSSYLAIQQANQELITAIHDRRLALHAQHAWQLNQGSELSATYVELLCRIQHPDTGKPYWRENIIDAAQFCGSLPLFDQTIIELACSNLSNLKQQGVGPGAHSQIVYAINITPDTLISPSFVQSLDQLVDSHDLDPSMICLEITEQAALRNPGEAVVAMKKLRQLGFRLALDDFGTGMTSLGYLRDLPLDYVKIDKSFIRKSSQDKASNLVVQFVVELSKEIGFQTIAEGVEDMEQLLELQAAGISIAQGYLITRPRPFLCKPQEWIFAQSGAQILTDHREPTSVV
- a CDS encoding SET domain-containing protein; the encoded protein is MAAEWIPPHPAQPQVIVRPCDLGFGLFAGRPFAAEEHILVFTGPELSFESMVARGEAEANALQIDDCLYLDIGAPGVYANHSCCPNAGIRQDRQLVALRPIQAGEEIRYDYSTTMWEDHWTMDCRCGQVNCRRLIADFHTLPPLLQRRYLHLQVVQTFIVRRLRRQVRPH
- the glmM gene encoding phosphoglucosamine mutase — its product is MADLAPHPVGLPLRGGVAGFGTDGIRGRVGTQVSPALALQVGFWCGQVLPQGAPVLIGMDSRSSGPMLVAALTAGLTAAGRQVWTLGLCPTPAIPGAIRRLGAAGGLMVSASHNPPEDNGIKVFGASGAKLSRGQQQAIEAGLQGVGAGPAIGASGGFLGTGVVQDRPDLLADYQRSLVASVMGRRLEGCKIVLDLCWGSAAACGEAVFRALGAELTVLHGKPDGTRINVDCGSTHLEPLRRAVLESGASMGFGFDGDADRMLAVDGRGRVVDGDQILYLWGSSLLDAGQLPANRIVATVMSNLGFERAWQAKGGVLERTAVGDQYVHQAMEQLGSGLGGEQSGHILSARHGMSGDGLLTALQVATLLHRSGQSLADWMDSSFKPYPQTLVNVTVPDRQRRQQWHSCEPLRLAVEQAEIAMEGQGRVLVRASGTEPLLRVMVEAADQQLVDHWSSQLAAAAEQHLNGA